One region of Mycoplasma zalophi genomic DNA includes:
- a CDS encoding helix-turn-helix domain-containing protein translates to MLKVQTDFLKFNDELKLLLKSHKMSQKELAMRLGLSLKHMNTILKGDINELTVNVLEGLEYVFNLKSGTLSEKYYIYKNKQIISGLKDKVKNYLNEYGINFLIQNPQLSSPFNIYIQENMYDYEKLMSLKKFYGVSNLEDYKLYLDEHVLAEFKKFHDKPNTYVWIRFCELGVDPYEPVGTFRSNEYTPAIKKALNIMSSNKPFNEKISLLKTFLRKKGIVLVTKKFIEDSMIRGITIKKGAKRFIFLSDMYQRECFIFFTLLHEIVHCYFPKKTEEEIDNFVIEEYERWEKQTITQYKAIYDAISCYNSAKWQTQKNPNADVSYIWESLQLKYPKVTFEEE, encoded by the coding sequence ATGTTAAAAGTTCAAACTGATTTTTTAAAATTCAATGATGAATTAAAATTACTTTTAAAATCACATAAAATGTCTCAAAAAGAATTAGCTATGCGCCTAGGATTGAGTTTAAAACATATGAATACAATTTTAAAAGGTGATATAAATGAATTAACAGTGAATGTTTTAGAAGGACTTGAATATGTATTTAATCTAAAATCAGGTACATTATCTGAAAAATATTACATCTACAAAAATAAACAAATAATAAGCGGATTAAAAGATAAAGTTAAAAATTATTTAAATGAATACGGAATTAACTTTTTAATTCAAAATCCACAACTAAGTAGTCCTTTTAATATATATATTCAAGAAAATATGTATGATTATGAAAAATTAATGTCGTTAAAGAAATTTTATGGTGTTTCTAATTTAGAGGATTATAAATTATATTTAGATGAACATGTTTTAGCAGAATTTAAAAAATTTCATGATAAGCCTAATACTTATGTTTGAATCAGGTTTTGTGAATTAGGCGTAGATCCTTATGAACCTGTTGGTACTTTTAGATCAAATGAATATACACCAGCTATTAAAAAAGCACTAAATATAATGAGTTCTAACAAACCATTTAATGAAAAAATTTCATTGTTAAAAACTTTTTTAAGAAAAAAAGGTATTGTTTTAGTTACAAAAAAATTCATAGAAGATTCTATGATAAGAGGAATAACTATTAAAAAAGGTGCAAAAAGATTCATATTTTTAAGTGATATGTATCAAAGAGAATGCTTTATTTTCTTTACATTATTACATGAAATAGTGCACTGTTATTTCCCCAAAAAAACAGAAGAAGAAATTGATAATTTTGTTATTGAAGAATACGAAAGATGGGAAAAACAAACAATAACTCAATATAAAGCAATTTATGATGCAATTAGTTGTTATAACTCAGCTAAATGACAAACACAAAAAAACCCTAATGCAGATGTTAGTTACATTTGAGAAAGTTTACAACTAAAATATCCGAAAGTAACATTTGAAGAGGAATAA
- a CDS encoding MATE family efflux transporter: MKALMSTKSFIVKHLPRSKKDWKTYLKITVPVIFTEIIFSLTAFLDNFMVTHIPNGVNALSYANFWTGILTMIFITINTIASMFVGQFYGSKQYSNLNQIMALRVWTYLSIALVFAIPALIIPNQFIQLVGPGDSVALESSSNYLKLMTIAWFGLAIAWNTNGLLSETGKSFYSMLTAITNITINFTINSILLFGFKMGAEAAAYGTIASVFTSIFLDSYWMIRKNKQIWLNPLNLFFITKKIAKLYISKIFAFIIALSAMIVIPLRMIIWNRAFPPGTVNEQYMRLSAASILTLTESIASVFGATIAACGANVAVFVATKLGENKFEEAERHALSLKGFHLVIGSFLSMLLIICGAIIYETNSLTTGVKKEVVSRLNTFNFEELRQMTNIVANTKQQLILQAAYNASLIQAKYLFLTILAIALTSPLQNWFYTTSAIISSGGRSTLSSITNFTCQWTHFIFLIILGLLIVPKYHISLPLTYFLFYTWDVMRLSIFEFVQHKFNWKVNITNDKAQI; this comes from the coding sequence ATGAAAGCACTAATGAGTACAAAAAGTTTTATAGTTAAACATTTACCACGAAGCAAAAAAGACTGAAAGACCTATTTGAAAATAACGGTTCCGGTAATTTTCACTGAAATTATTTTTTCGCTAACCGCTTTTTTAGATAATTTTATGGTAACTCATATTCCTAATGGTGTTAATGCTCTGAGTTATGCAAATTTTTGAACTGGTATTTTAACAATGATTTTTATTACAATAAATACTATTGCAAGTATGTTCGTTGGACAGTTTTATGGTTCAAAACAATATAGTAATTTAAATCAAATTATGGCACTTAGGGTTTGAACTTATTTATCAATTGCTTTAGTTTTTGCTATTCCTGCTTTAATAATTCCTAACCAATTTATTCAACTTGTTGGGCCGGGAGATAGTGTTGCTTTAGAGTCAAGTTCCAATTATTTAAAATTAATGACAATTGCATGATTTGGATTGGCAATTGCATGAAATACAAATGGATTATTAAGCGAAACGGGTAAAAGCTTTTATTCAATGTTAACCGCTATTACAAATATAACAATTAATTTCACTATTAATTCAATTTTATTATTTGGTTTTAAAATGGGTGCAGAGGCGGCTGCTTATGGAACTATTGCTAGTGTTTTTACTAGTATTTTTCTTGACTCATATTGAATGATAAGAAAAAATAAACAAATTTGATTAAATCCCTTAAATTTATTTTTTATTACAAAAAAAATAGCAAAATTGTATATTTCTAAAATTTTTGCATTTATAATAGCTCTTAGTGCTATGATTGTAATTCCTTTAAGGATGATTATTTGAAATAGAGCTTTTCCACCGGGAACGGTTAATGAACAATATATGCGACTTTCAGCTGCAAGTATACTTACTTTAACAGAATCAATTGCCAGTGTATTTGGTGCAACAATAGCAGCATGTGGAGCTAATGTGGCGGTTTTTGTTGCAACCAAATTAGGTGAAAACAAATTTGAAGAAGCAGAACGCCACGCATTAAGTCTTAAAGGATTTCATCTTGTTATTGGTTCATTTTTAAGTATGCTTTTGATAATTTGTGGGGCAATAATTTATGAAACAAATTCCCTAACAACAGGTGTAAAAAAAGAAGTTGTGAGTCGTTTGAACACTTTTAATTTTGAAGAATTAAGACAAATGACAAATATAGTTGCAAATACAAAACAACAATTAATACTACAAGCAGCTTATAATGCTTCATTAATTCAAGCAAAATATTTATTTTTAACAATTCTAGCAATTGCCTTAACAAGTCCATTGCAAAACTGATTCTATACAACAAGCGCAATAATAAGTAGTGGAGGAAGAAGCACATTAAGTAGTATTACAAACTTCACTTGTCAGTGAACCCATTTTATATTTTTAATTATTTTAGGACTATTAATTGTTCCTAAATATCATATTTCATTGCCATTAACTTATTTTTTATTCTATACATGAGATGTCATGAGGCTATCAATTTTTGAATTTGTACAACATAAATTTAACTGAAAAGTAAACATTACAAACGACAAAGCTCAAATTTAA
- a CDS encoding RluA family pseudouridine synthase: protein MIKLIVEYSDRIDKYITNNSEITRNDAQELIRQGAVSVDGIKINKNKFVVSQNQEILIEKLIDKTITVDAQNISLNIVYEDDKLIVVNKHSGMVTHPAPGNYNNTLVNALMYHFKNNLSNENGLLRLGIVHRLDKDTSGLLLVAKDNKTHQFLASQLKDHKIDRKYLAIVDGVMENEITNIDLPIGRDPKNRQKMAVTKINSKPAQTKIRVLEQVYINNSDKTLVECELKTGRTHQIRVHLAYIKHPVYGDPVYGKKQDSFNQRLHAYKITFKHPNGEVMTFETEMPWKMEKDIKLHGLDS from the coding sequence ATGATTAAATTAATAGTAGAATACAGCGATAGAATCGATAAATACATTACAAATAATTCAGAAATTACCAGAAATGATGCACAAGAATTAATTAGACAAGGTGCTGTTAGTGTTGATGGAATAAAAATTAATAAAAATAAATTTGTAGTTTCTCAAAATCAAGAAATTCTAATCGAAAAATTAATTGATAAAACGATTACAGTAGATGCACAAAATATCAGTTTAAATATAGTTTATGAAGATGATAAGCTTATTGTAGTTAACAAACATTCAGGAATGGTAACTCATCCTGCACCAGGAAATTATAACAATACACTGGTTAACGCCTTAATGTATCATTTTAAAAACAATTTAAGTAATGAAAATGGATTATTAAGATTAGGAATTGTACACCGTTTAGATAAAGATACAAGTGGTTTATTATTAGTTGCAAAAGATAATAAGACTCACCAATTTTTAGCAAGTCAATTAAAAGATCATAAAATTGATCGAAAATATTTAGCAATAGTTGATGGTGTGATGGAAAATGAAATTACAAATATAGATTTACCAATTGGACGTGATCCTAAAAATCGTCAAAAAATGGCAGTTACAAAAATAAATTCAAAGCCAGCACAAACTAAAATAAGAGTTTTAGAACAAGTTTATATTAATAATAGTGATAAAACTTTAGTAGAATGTGAATTAAAAACAGGTAGAACTCATCAAATTAGAGTACATTTAGCATATATTAAACATCCAGTCTATGGTGACCCAGTATACGGGAAAAAACAAGATTCATTTAATCAGAGGCTTCATGCTTACAAAATTACATTTAAGCACCCAAATGGTGAAGTGATGACTTTTGAAACTGAAATGCCTTGAAAAATGGAAAAAGATATAAAATTACATGGTTTAGACTCATAA
- a CDS encoding DUF2779 domain-containing protein: MTISEANKKQKTKVFIDFEAITNPFARIIKIENSTPYCYTLGFQDEHGIFKSRTYVMNFKSNKNFYETLRLQIKKDIKKINPKIKIQDVEFVGHNPVLENKCLKKLFPKNKVSPLISQQTISLSTLTRREFKKQYFSEIKEIIRQKSKHNVFKNRILSNNGAIASYVGFLLFCKDNNFETTKHYYIEINKQLLIKELKEYSHDDVWKMEYVNKHLDEVDMWLKDINHRRELLKQLNALDLDENMTIKELKDRIWDI; this comes from the coding sequence ATGACAATTAGTGAAGCAAACAAAAAACAAAAAACAAAAGTTTTTATTGATTTTGAAGCAATAACTAATCCATTTGCAAGGATTATTAAAATTGAAAATTCAACACCATATTGTTACACATTAGGGTTTCAAGATGAACATGGAATTTTTAAATCTCGTACTTATGTTATGAATTTTAAAAGTAATAAAAATTTTTATGAAACTTTAAGATTACAAATCAAAAAAGACATAAAAAAAATTAATCCTAAGATCAAAATTCAAGATGTTGAATTTGTAGGACATAATCCGGTTTTAGAAAATAAATGTTTAAAAAAATTGTTTCCAAAAAATAAAGTTAGCCCTTTAATAAGTCAACAAACAATTAGCTTATCTACCTTAACAAGAAGGGAATTTAAAAAACAATATTTTTCCGAAATTAAAGAAATTATTAGACAAAAAAGCAAACATAACGTTTTTAAAAACAGAATTTTATCAAATAATGGTGCCATTGCTAGTTATGTTGGTTTTTTGTTATTTTGTAAAGATAATAATTTCGAAACAACAAAACATTATTACATTGAAATTAATAAACAACTTTTAATAAAAGAATTAAAAGAATATTCTCATGATGATGTATGAAAAATGGAATATGTCAACAAGCATTTAGATGAAGTTGATATGTGGCTTAAAGATATAAACCACAGAAGAGAATTACTTAAACAATTAAACGCTTTAGACTTAGATGAAAACATGACAATAAAAGAATTAAAAGATAGGATTTGGGATATTTAA
- a CDS encoding CDP-alcohol phosphatidyltransferase family protein: MKKFKKINWYSSLYLSVMRVLAGIFVFILLSVMKIFELETAYPYTFGICFVIFLIASVSDFFDGRIKNKHSSSSIQIIFEQLSDKFLIYPIILFFIKFNLIFTSVVIVLFIRDLTALTGKLILFEKNIYFRVPKIIKFKTTIEIASINIVLAVNAILGFKGYHIEHLEVWKITVSVIFTIIDLVAIYSLIKYYKPIWKYILRELKAHENGNGIYEFRNYTPLVIDDHKELDTQLNSENTNSDNEIEVQKLPEPKDKKSEKD; this comes from the coding sequence ATGAAGAAATTTAAAAAGATAAATTGATACTCATCATTATATTTATCTGTAATGAGGGTATTAGCTGGTATATTTGTATTTATACTACTAAGTGTAATGAAAATATTTGAACTCGAAACAGCATATCCATATACATTTGGAATTTGTTTTGTGATATTTTTAATTGCAAGTGTTAGTGATTTTTTTGACGGGAGAATAAAAAATAAACATAGTTCAAGCTCAATTCAAATTATTTTTGAACAGTTATCTGATAAGTTTTTAATTTATCCTATTATTTTATTTTTTATTAAATTTAACTTAATATTTACAAGTGTTGTTATTGTTTTATTCATTCGTGATTTAACAGCTTTAACAGGTAAATTAATTCTTTTTGAAAAAAATATTTATTTTAGAGTTCCAAAAATCATTAAATTTAAAACAACAATTGAAATAGCATCAATTAATATAGTATTAGCAGTTAATGCAATTTTAGGATTTAAAGGTTATCATATTGAGCATTTAGAAGTATGAAAAATAACTGTTTCTGTTATATTTACAATAATAGATTTAGTTGCTATTTATTCATTAATAAAATATTATAAACCAATTTGAAAATACATTTTAAGAGAATTAAAAGCCCATGAAAATGGTAATGGAATTTATGAATTCAGAAATTACACTCCACTGGTGATAGATGATCATAAAGAACTAGATACTCAATTAAATAGTGAAAATACAAATTCTGATAATGAAATCGAGGTTCAAAAATTACCAGAACCAAAGGATAAAAAAAGTGAAAAAGACTAA
- a CDS encoding DUF2779 domain-containing protein encodes MKINPERVAKFKNYFSANTSSDFWIKHSKDDYLNLKKIQQKDNLEEESSDDEDEFDYFSQVFDSLLENNELPKTEENNYFSVATNIMFKKINQKMIDIIEENYNPSEIFVVPITKSLEEKISLTESALSDPKIKLIRNPFFIHYIDSDNENILLANPAAYNKEKNILYSQNAVTSIKKLKYVLKAYWEAEILKRNDLKVDEYIFLILDRDINKKNEVHIKKQQEIAYAKTKKNGVNEERTFNINDLLNDGFIDITKSNKQKTLEPLSLDQFSNLWLSLLVNSDSLDTYNESDNISDWGKNEHANLIFFTENPKFANINGTFLIKIKKFFFENKFDEIKKEEESKIELQYIFNKINSMNKERTQDIIENIQKEGSEVIWYDFEGFSLPFSPLDNVRPYTQVVNQVSIIKTITVKKDDSLELQIIDYETKDIMYDPKTINVNDFIDLINQVYGNKTHDAYVVFNKGYEITRMKEMIEYISKNELVTPDKLNETKYKLQKIQENTVDIMLAFKKDAIFLHALRGYYSIKKVEKYITKSHLQLKHLITPYSELEVKNGKMAMDNAILRYTEVIGDKEWELKSKKLKEYCHNDVLAMIMVFDFINKLLKDGVDNLDDKDIDIFN; translated from the coding sequence ATGAAAATTAATCCTGAAAGAGTCGCTAAATTTAAAAATTATTTTTCAGCAAATACATCATCTGACTTTTGAATTAAACATTCAAAAGATGATTATTTAAATTTAAAAAAAATTCAACAAAAAGATAACCTTGAAGAAGAATCATCTGATGATGAAGATGAATTTGATTATTTTTCACAAGTGTTTGATTCTCTTTTAGAAAATAACGAATTACCTAAAACTGAAGAAAATAACTACTTTAGTGTAGCTACCAATATAATGTTTAAAAAAATCAACCAAAAAATGATTGACATTATTGAAGAAAATTATAATCCGAGCGAAATTTTTGTAGTACCAATTACAAAATCTCTTGAAGAAAAAATTTCTTTAACAGAATCTGCTTTATCAGATCCAAAAATTAAATTAATTAGAAATCCATTTTTTATACATTACATCGATTCAGATAATGAAAATATATTATTAGCAAATCCAGCAGCTTATAACAAAGAAAAAAATATTTTATACTCTCAAAATGCTGTAACTTCTATAAAAAAATTAAAATATGTTTTAAAAGCTTATTGAGAAGCTGAAATTTTAAAACGAAATGATTTAAAAGTTGATGAATATATTTTTTTAATATTAGATAGAGATATTAATAAAAAAAACGAAGTACATATAAAAAAACAACAAGAAATTGCATATGCAAAAACTAAAAAAAATGGTGTAAATGAAGAACGTACTTTTAATATAAATGATTTACTAAACGATGGTTTTATAGATATAACAAAATCAAATAAACAAAAAACCTTAGAACCTTTATCTCTTGACCAGTTTTCCAATTTATGGTTATCTTTACTAGTAAATAGTGATTCTTTAGATACATATAATGAATCAGATAATATAAGTGATTGAGGTAAAAATGAGCATGCAAATTTAATATTTTTTACAGAAAATCCTAAGTTTGCAAACATAAATGGTACTTTTTTAATCAAAATAAAAAAATTTTTCTTTGAAAATAAATTCGATGAAATAAAAAAAGAAGAAGAATCTAAAATTGAATTGCAATATATTTTTAATAAAATTAATTCAATGAATAAAGAACGTACACAAGATATTATAGAAAATATTCAAAAAGAAGGTTCAGAAGTAATTTGATATGATTTTGAGGGTTTCAGTTTACCTTTTTCACCATTAGATAATGTAAGACCTTATACTCAAGTTGTAAATCAAGTAAGTATTATAAAAACTATTACAGTAAAAAAAGATGATTCACTTGAATTACAAATAATTGATTATGAAACAAAAGACATTATGTATGATCCAAAAACTATAAATGTAAATGATTTTATTGATTTAATTAATCAAGTTTATGGAAATAAAACGCATGATGCATATGTAGTTTTTAATAAAGGTTATGAAATTACAAGAATGAAAGAAATGATTGAATATATTTCAAAAAATGAATTAGTTACTCCAGATAAACTTAATGAAACAAAATACAAATTACAAAAAATTCAAGAAAATACTGTAGACATTATGCTTGCTTTTAAAAAAGATGCTATTTTTCTTCATGCTTTAAGAGGATATTATTCTATTAAAAAAGTTGAAAAATACATAACTAAATCTCATTTACAATTAAAACATTTAATCACTCCTTATAGTGAGTTAGAAGTAAAAAATGGAAAAATGGCAATGGATAATGCCATTTTAAGATATACCGAAGTAATTGGTGATAAGGAATGAGAATTAAAATCTAAAAAATTAAAAGAGTACTGTCACAATGATGTTTTAGCAATGATTATGGTTTTTGATTTTATAAATAAATTACTAAAAGATGGTGTGGATAATTTAGATGATAAAGATATTGATATTTTTAATTAA
- a CDS encoding MAGa7180 family putative nuclease has product MANKITRNYYNNRDYYLDEKNKIVKLAPEFHKKLLSSKPGSFTGFKKVGGSSIANVLNLDALHNDFVAFCNISKIGLPILDKKYVNAGIVLEPKIIKMLEQKTNKIVETFPAAKYNYDYFKDNLILGGLPDGYIKSSNTIIEIKTTGLKNYDYWHANGIPLNYIKQSQLYAYLKGATSYAICASFLEEDDYQNLDKVDVYKRKSMVKLYQLNTEQAEDDIEKVYAWYKKYTESGISPTYDLAVNADLIEWLRCENKEQWEELYNKWLEQGKINLYEN; this is encoded by the coding sequence ATGGCAAATAAAATTACAAGAAATTATTACAATAATAGAGATTATTATTTAGATGAAAAAAATAAAATAGTTAAATTAGCACCTGAGTTCCACAAGAAGCTATTATCATCTAAACCCGGTAGTTTTACGGGTTTTAAAAAAGTAGGTGGGTCAAGTATTGCTAATGTTTTAAATTTAGATGCACTACACAATGATTTTGTTGCTTTTTGTAATATTTCTAAAATAGGATTACCAATTTTAGATAAAAAATATGTAAATGCCGGAATTGTTTTAGAACCAAAAATTATTAAAATGTTAGAACAAAAAACAAATAAAATAGTTGAAACTTTTCCTGCTGCTAAATATAATTATGATTATTTTAAAGATAATTTAATTTTAGGTGGATTGCCCGATGGTTACATTAAATCTAGTAACACAATTATTGAAATAAAAACTACTGGACTTAAAAATTATGATTACTGACATGCAAATGGTATTCCGTTAAATTACATTAAACAATCACAATTATATGCATATTTAAAAGGTGCAACTTCTTATGCTATTTGCGCTTCTTTTTTAGAAGAAGACGATTATCAAAATTTAGATAAAGTTGATGTTTATAAAAGAAAAAGTATGGTTAAACTATATCAACTAAACACAGAACAAGCAGAAGATGACATTGAAAAAGTGTATGCATGATATAAAAAATATACAGAATCTGGAATTAGTCCAACTTATGATTTAGCAGTTAATGCTGATTTAATTGAGTGATTAAGATGCGAAAACAAAGAGCAATGAGAAGAATTATATAATAAGTGATTAGAACAAGGGAAAATAAATTTATATGAAAATTAA
- the rpsL gene encoding 30S ribosomal protein S12 — translation MPTISQLINSGRKDKVVKPKAPALLLSYNSLLKKEKKIPAPFKRGVCTRVGTMTPKKPNSATRKYARVRLSNGMEVTAYIPGEGHNLQEHSVVLIRGGKVKDLPGVRYTIVRGTQDTAGVNNRKQGRSRYGAKRPKAN, via the coding sequence ATGCCTACAATTAGCCAACTTATTAATAGTGGTCGTAAAGATAAAGTTGTAAAACCAAAAGCACCTGCTTTATTATTATCTTACAATTCATTATTAAAAAAAGAGAAAAAAATCCCAGCACCATTTAAACGTGGTGTTTGTACACGGGTAGGAACAATGACACCTAAAAAACCTAACTCAGCTACTCGTAAATATGCTCGGGTAAGACTTTCAAATGGTATGGAAGTTACAGCATATATCCCAGGAGAAGGACACAACTTACAAGAACACTCAGTAGTTTTAATAAGAGGTGGAAAAGTTAAAGACTTACCAGGGGTACGTTATACAATTGTTAGAGGTACACAAGATACAGCCGGAGTTAATAACCGTAAACAAGGGCGTTCAAGATATGGTGCTAAAAGACCAAAAGCTAACTAA
- the fusA gene encoding elongation factor G, with amino-acid sequence MSREYPLENYRNIGIMAHIDAGKTTTTERILYHTGKIHKIGETHEGASQMDWMVQEQERGITITSAATTAFWKGKRINIIDTPGHVDFTVEVERSLRVLDGAVAVLDAQSGVEPQTETVWRQATTYKVPRIVFVNKMDKAGASFKNSVESVRSRLGGKCHAIQLNIGEESQFNGIVDLVELRAYEFDGQPEEKMKDIEIPEYLKDEVMLLRHELIEAVADYDEEIMMSVLEGEEISAERLKKAIRTATLTSEFFPAVCGTAFKNKGVKLMIDAAVDYLPSPLDVPAIKGHLGEEEVNVKAADEEPFAALAFKVMNDPYVGNLTFFRVYAGVLEKGSYVKNSTKDQKERISRILQMHANSRQDIDEVRTGDIAAAVGLKSTTTGDTLIAEKSPEIILEKMEFPEPVISQALEPATKAATEKLSLALQRLSAEDPTFRTFTDEETGQTIIAGMGELHLDIIVDRLKREFGVEVNVGAPQVSYRETITKSADVEGIHKKQSGGKGQYGHVWIKYEPNPDGGFEFVDKIVGGKIPKEYIKSIQKGLQEKMDIGILAGYPMIDIKATLFDGSYHDVDSSELAYKIAASKSLTKGKELLGTVLLEPIMDVAVTVPEDYFGDIMGDISRRRGQIRGDETRSDGVHIIKSYIPLSEMFGYATDLRSMTAGRGNYQMWFDHYEKMPKNLSDEIIKKRGGKVKIEED; translated from the coding sequence ATGTCAAGAGAATATCCATTAGAAAATTATCGTAATATTGGAATTATGGCTCACATCGATGCCGGAAAAACAACAACTACAGAACGTATTTTATATCACACAGGAAAAATACATAAAATTGGTGAAACACATGAAGGTGCTAGCCAAATGGACTGAATGGTTCAAGAACAAGAAAGAGGTATCACAATAACCTCTGCTGCAACAACAGCATTTTGAAAAGGTAAAAGAATTAATATCATCGATACACCAGGTCACGTTGACTTTACAGTTGAAGTTGAACGTTCACTTCGTGTGCTTGATGGTGCAGTTGCAGTTTTAGATGCTCAAAGTGGTGTTGAACCTCAAACAGAAACAGTTTGAAGACAAGCAACAACATACAAAGTACCTAGAATTGTTTTCGTTAACAAAATGGATAAAGCTGGAGCAAGTTTTAAAAACTCAGTTGAGTCTGTTAGATCACGTTTAGGTGGAAAATGTCATGCTATTCAACTAAATATTGGTGAAGAATCACAATTTAACGGAATAGTTGACTTGGTTGAATTAAGAGCTTATGAGTTCGATGGACAACCAGAAGAAAAAATGAAAGACATTGAAATCCCAGAATACCTAAAAGACGAAGTTATGTTACTACGTCATGAACTTATCGAAGCTGTTGCTGACTATGATGAAGAAATTATGATGTCAGTATTAGAAGGTGAAGAAATTTCAGCTGAAAGATTAAAAAAAGCAATCCGTACAGCTACTTTAACAAGTGAATTCTTCCCAGCAGTTTGTGGTACAGCATTTAAAAACAAAGGTGTTAAATTGATGATTGATGCCGCTGTTGATTATTTACCAAGTCCATTAGATGTTCCTGCTATTAAAGGTCATTTAGGTGAAGAAGAAGTAAATGTTAAAGCAGCTGACGAAGAACCATTTGCAGCTTTAGCATTCAAAGTTATGAATGACCCATATGTTGGAAATTTAACTTTCTTTAGAGTTTATGCAGGAGTTTTAGAAAAAGGAAGCTACGTTAAAAACTCAACAAAAGATCAAAAAGAAAGAATTAGCCGTATTTTACAAATGCACGCTAACTCACGTCAAGATATTGATGAAGTTAGAACAGGTGATATAGCTGCTGCTGTTGGTTTAAAATCAACAACAACAGGAGATACTTTAATAGCTGAAAAATCTCCAGAAATTATTTTAGAAAAAATGGAATTCCCTGAACCAGTTATTTCACAAGCTTTAGAACCTGCTACAAAAGCAGCTACTGAAAAACTTTCATTAGCATTACAAAGATTATCAGCAGAAGATCCTACATTTAGAACATTCACTGATGAAGAAACAGGACAAACAATTATCGCAGGTATGGGTGAATTACACTTAGATATTATTGTTGACCGTCTAAAAAGAGAATTCGGTGTTGAAGTAAATGTTGGAGCACCTCAAGTTAGCTACCGTGAAACAATTACAAAATCAGCTGACGTTGAAGGAATTCACAAGAAACAATCAGGTGGAAAAGGTCAATATGGACATGTTTGAATTAAATATGAACCTAATCCAGATGGTGGTTTTGAATTCGTTGATAAAATTGTTGGTGGAAAAATTCCAAAAGAATACATTAAATCAATCCAAAAAGGATTACAAGAAAAAATGGATATTGGTATTTTAGCTGGTTATCCAATGATCGATATTAAAGCTACATTATTTGATGGATCATACCATGATGTCGATTCATCTGAATTAGCTTATAAAATTGCAGCTTCAAAATCACTTACAAAAGGTAAAGAATTACTTGGTACTGTGTTATTAGAACCAATTATGGACGTTGCAGTTACTGTTCCTGAAGATTACTTCGGAGATATTATGGGTGATATTTCACGTCGTAGAGGACAAATTAGAGGAGATGAAACACGTTCAGATGGTGTTCACATCATCAAATCATACATTCCTTTAAGTGAAATGTTTGGATATGCAACAGATTTACGTTCTATGACAGCAGGACGTGGAAATTACCAAATGTGATTTGATCACTATGAAAAAATGCCAAAAAACTTATCTGATGAAATCATTAAAAAACGTGGTGGAAAAGTAAAAATAGAAGAAGATTAA
- the rpsG gene encoding 30S ribosomal protein S7 — protein MSRKRQAPVRDVLADPIFNSKIVTKLINTIMLDGKKSIAENILYSAFDIIKEKTQKDPMEVFNTAIENITPQLEIRSRRIGGSNYQVPVEVSARRKQTLALRWLIQYSRLRSEKTMDLRLANEIIDASNKIGGSIKKREDTHKMAESNKAFAHFRW, from the coding sequence ATGTCAAGAAAAAGACAAGCCCCAGTGCGTGATGTTTTAGCAGATCCAATTTTCAACTCTAAAATTGTTACTAAATTAATTAATACAATTATGTTAGACGGAAAAAAATCTATAGCAGAAAATATCTTGTACTCAGCATTTGATATCATTAAAGAAAAAACTCAAAAAGATCCAATGGAAGTATTTAATACAGCTATTGAAAATATTACTCCACAATTAGAAATTAGATCTCGTCGTATTGGTGGAAGTAACTACCAAGTTCCTGTTGAAGTTTCAGCTAGAAGAAAACAAACTTTAGCTTTACGTTGATTAATTCAATATTCACGTTTAAGAAGCGAAAAAACAATGGATTTACGTTTAGCAAATGAAATTATTGACGCATCAAATAAAATTGGTGGATCAATTAAAAAACGTGAAGACACTCACAAAATGGCCGAATCTAATAAAGCGTTCGCTCATTTTAGATGATAA